One Acinetobacter pullicarnis genomic region harbors:
- a CDS encoding NAD-dependent succinate-semialdehyde dehydrogenase, protein MMQLNNANLFKQQVYINGEWQAADQNQSFAVTNPATGAVIAQVPSVSTKQVEQAVEAAATALQSWKLTTAKERSLLLKKWYQLIMDNQEDLATILSTEQGKSMTESRGEIAYGASFIEWFAEEAKRSYGDVIPHDKHGRRLVVVRQPVGVVAAITPWNFPNAMITRKVGPALAAGCTVIIKPASETPLSALALVALAELAGIPKGVVNVVTGNAREIGGVLTSHPLVRKVSFTGSTQIGKLLMQQCSDSMKKVSMELGGNAPFIVFDDADLDRAVEGALASKFRNSGQTCVCTNRFLVQAKVHDAFVEKLATAVAKLKVADAFTAGAEQGPLINEKAVEKIQQHITDATAKGAKIVLGGQRHALGHTFFEPTVLVDVTSDMLVAKDETFGPLAPIFKFNSEAEAIQMANDTEFGLASYLYTESLSRAWRVGEALEYGMVGINEGIISTEVAPFGGIKESGCGREGSKYGIEDYQELKYMCMGI, encoded by the coding sequence ATAATGCAACTTAACAATGCGAATTTATTTAAACAACAGGTCTATATCAATGGTGAATGGCAAGCTGCGGATCAAAACCAAAGCTTTGCTGTGACCAATCCTGCAACGGGTGCGGTGATTGCACAGGTACCATCGGTCAGTACGAAACAAGTGGAGCAGGCGGTTGAGGCTGCTGCAACGGCATTGCAAAGTTGGAAACTCACGACTGCCAAAGAGCGCTCCCTGCTATTGAAAAAATGGTATCAACTGATTATGGACAATCAGGAAGATCTCGCCACTATTTTAAGTACCGAACAAGGCAAGTCCATGACTGAAAGTCGTGGTGAAATTGCCTATGGTGCCAGTTTTATTGAATGGTTTGCCGAAGAAGCCAAACGCAGCTATGGCGATGTGATTCCACATGACAAACACGGTCGTCGTCTCGTCGTGGTGCGCCAACCTGTTGGTGTGGTGGCGGCGATCACCCCGTGGAATTTCCCGAATGCCATGATTACCCGTAAAGTCGGGCCGGCATTGGCTGCAGGCTGTACCGTGATTATTAAACCAGCCTCTGAAACCCCATTGTCGGCTTTGGCCCTGGTTGCGCTGGCAGAACTTGCGGGTATTCCCAAAGGTGTGGTTAATGTGGTGACGGGGAATGCCCGTGAAATTGGCGGGGTACTGACCTCACATCCTTTGGTTCGCAAAGTGTCATTTACAGGCTCAACCCAAATTGGCAAATTGCTCATGCAGCAATGCTCAGACAGCATGAAAAAAGTCAGCATGGAATTGGGAGGCAATGCACCGTTTATTGTGTTTGATGATGCTGATCTTGATCGAGCCGTTGAAGGGGCCTTGGCATCAAAATTCCGCAACAGTGGTCAAACTTGTGTTTGTACCAATCGCTTTTTGGTTCAAGCGAAGGTGCATGATGCATTTGTTGAAAAACTGGCAACCGCCGTGGCAAAACTTAAAGTTGCTGATGCCTTTACGGCTGGGGCAGAGCAAGGGCCATTAATCAATGAAAAAGCTGTGGAAAAAATTCAGCAACATATTACAGATGCCACTGCCAAAGGTGCCAAAATCGTTTTAGGGGGTCAGCGTCATGCACTGGGTCATACCTTTTTTGAACCAACAGTATTGGTGGACGTCACCTCAGATATGTTGGTTGCCAAAGATGAAACCTTTGGCCCATTGGCACCGATATTTAAATTTAATAGCGAAGCTGAAGCAATTCAAATGGCCAACGATACCGAATTTGGTCTGGCTTCTTACCTTTATACTGAAAGTCTAAGTCGTGCATGGCGTGTAGGCGAGGCCTTAGAATACGGCATGGTCGGGATTAATGAAGGGATTATTTCGACTGAAGTCGCGCCTTTTGGTGGGATCAAAGAATCCGGTTGTGGCCGTGAAGGTTCCAAATACGGCATCGAAGATTATCAAGAACTGAAATATATGTGCATGGGAATTTAA
- a CDS encoding MFS transporter produces MVIAALCGVLIAIWIFKHFNIYIPLENQAVNIDLQAPLQAKVQIHDALDVDVSGKVDAVIPIHEKLNIPLTQTLTPHVYFDNRVPIKSTIPVKEVLKIAQNMPIDTKVTVKVLGQDISLPLKGNIPIKLDVPIDLKVPLNQIVHLKFDAPVKAVLKQNLRLPLDATLNTNIPIKGHLNVPVKTALAATVDVKNTLPVKIQQGQLKIPLNSVVLSRTDAIPIVKPSVSQAQANQKQTQIAPQPVKTP; encoded by the coding sequence ATGGTGATTGCTGCACTATGCGGTGTGTTGATCGCTATTTGGATTTTTAAGCATTTCAATATTTATATTCCGCTTGAAAATCAGGCGGTCAATATTGATTTACAGGCACCTTTACAGGCCAAGGTGCAAATTCATGATGCGCTGGATGTTGATGTAAGTGGGAAAGTCGATGCGGTGATACCGATCCATGAAAAACTGAATATTCCACTGACTCAGACTTTAACCCCGCATGTATATTTTGATAATCGAGTGCCGATTAAGAGCACTATTCCTGTTAAAGAAGTTTTGAAAATTGCGCAAAATATGCCAATTGATACCAAGGTTACGGTAAAAGTACTTGGCCAAGATATTAGCTTGCCTTTAAAAGGTAATATTCCGATTAAACTGGATGTGCCAATTGATCTCAAGGTGCCGCTCAATCAAATTGTGCATCTCAAATTTGATGCACCGGTTAAAGCGGTATTAAAACAAAATTTACGACTTCCCTTGGATGCTACGCTCAATACCAACATTCCAATTAAAGGGCATTTGAATGTGCCAGTGAAAACCGCTTTGGCTGCCACGGTCGATGTAAAAAATACTTTGCCTGTTAAAATCCAGCAGGGGCAGTTAAAAATTCCATTAAATAGCGTGGTGTTATCGCGCACTGATGCGATACCTATTGTGAAGCCTAGCGTGTCGCAGGCTCAGGCGAATCAAAAGCAAACACAGATCGCGCCCCAACCGGTCAAAACACCATGA
- a CDS encoding pyridoxal phosphate-dependent aminotransferase, producing MDVRLSDRVNAIKPSPTLAVTNKAAELKAAGKNVIGLGAGEPDFDTPQHIKDAAITAINNGFTKYTAVDGTPGLKKAIIAKFKRDNNLDYQANQILVSCGGKQSFFNLALALLNKGDEVIIPAPYWVSYPDMVIIAEGTPVIVKCGEDQRFKITPAQLDAAITEKTRLVVLNSPSNPTGMIYTKAELEALAEVLRKHPQVYVASDDMYEPIRWGDEFYNIATVAPDLYERVIVLNGVSKAYAMTGWRIGYAAGPAKLIGAMKKIQSQSTSNPTSISQVAAEAALNGPQDVLKPMIEAFKRRHDLVMDGLNAINGISCLPADGAFYAYANIRPLIRAKGLKSCTEFSEWLLEETGVAVVPGDAFGLGGFMRISYATADEVLVDALARIKAAADSIEGVDAAIASIAAEQK from the coding sequence GTGGACGTACGTCTCTCTGATCGTGTCAATGCCATCAAACCGTCCCCTACGCTTGCTGTCACAAACAAAGCGGCTGAACTTAAAGCTGCTGGTAAAAATGTGATTGGTCTTGGTGCAGGTGAACCTGATTTTGATACCCCACAACACATCAAAGATGCAGCCATTACTGCGATTAATAATGGTTTCACCAAATATACCGCAGTAGACGGTACGCCTGGCTTAAAAAAAGCAATCATTGCTAAATTCAAGCGTGACAACAACCTTGATTATCAAGCCAATCAAATTTTAGTCTCTTGCGGTGGTAAACAATCCTTCTTTAACCTTGCGTTAGCATTGCTTAACAAAGGTGATGAAGTGATTATTCCGGCACCTTACTGGGTAAGCTATCCAGATATGGTGATTATTGCTGAAGGTACGCCTGTTATTGTGAAATGTGGTGAAGACCAACGTTTCAAAATTACACCAGCACAATTAGATGCAGCGATTACTGAAAAAACCCGTCTAGTGGTGTTAAACAGCCCATCAAATCCAACAGGTATGATTTATACCAAAGCAGAATTAGAAGCTTTGGCAGAAGTGCTCCGTAAACATCCACAGGTTTATGTTGCTTCTGATGATATGTATGAACCAATCCGTTGGGGCGATGAATTCTACAACATTGCAACCGTTGCACCTGATCTATATGAGCGTGTAATCGTATTGAATGGTGTATCTAAAGCTTATGCAATGACTGGATGGCGTATTGGTTATGCTGCAGGTCCTGCCAAGCTAATTGGTGCAATGAAAAAAATTCAATCACAATCAACTTCAAACCCAACTTCAATTTCACAAGTTGCTGCTGAAGCTGCATTGAATGGCCCACAAGATGTACTTAAGCCAATGATTGAAGCCTTTAAACGTCGTCATGATTTAGTGATGGATGGCTTAAATGCAATTAACGGTATTAGCTGTTTACCTGCTGATGGTGCATTCTATGCTTATGCCAATATTCGCCCATTGATTCGTGCCAAAGGCCTAAAATCTTGCACCGAGTTCTCTGAATGGTTACTAGAAGAAACAGGCGTTGCCGTTGTTCCAGGTGATGCATTCGGTCTGGGTGGCTTTATGCGTATTTCGTATGCGACTGCAGACGAAGTTTTGGTTGATGCCTTAGCACGTATTAAAGCGGCTGCAGATTCAATCGAAGGCGTTGATGCTGCGATTGCCTCAATTGCTGCTGAACAAAAATAA
- a CDS encoding A1S_2505 family phage non-structural protein, protein MTYHYHDESIIKTLAEDTIFVFGSNMAGTHAGGAAKIALQHFGATKGVGRGWAGQSFAIPTMNEHLQQMPLSQIQHYIDDFKIYVKHHPKMKFFITAVGCGVAGYKVEEIAPMFKGIGQKVIFPASFRPFVEKTLPKLNQKLLQTFIDPDVIFAVEPELAVQQLELSAAEKSLVAIVLNTPMSPVDSNGRDRVFEIQDILHTINSKIPNFKTETEDSLVVGGVILALLELYNLNEQDFIDVWQGRREIAPPSPAHHAKK, encoded by the coding sequence ATGACCTATCACTATCACGATGAAAGTATTATCAAGACTTTAGCTGAAGATACCATCTTTGTATTTGGTAGCAATATGGCAGGCACACATGCCGGTGGCGCAGCTAAAATTGCTCTACAACATTTTGGTGCAACCAAAGGCGTTGGCCGAGGTTGGGCAGGACAAAGTTTTGCGATTCCAACCATGAATGAGCATTTACAGCAAATGCCACTGTCCCAGATTCAACATTATATTGATGATTTTAAAATTTACGTTAAACATCATCCAAAAATGAAATTCTTCATCACGGCTGTCGGCTGTGGTGTTGCAGGTTATAAAGTCGAAGAAATTGCTCCGATGTTTAAAGGCATTGGGCAAAAAGTTATTTTTCCAGCATCATTTCGCCCATTTGTTGAAAAAACGCTCCCAAAATTAAATCAGAAACTTTTACAGACCTTTATTGATCCTGATGTGATTTTTGCGGTAGAACCTGAACTTGCAGTACAACAACTTGAGCTCTCTGCAGCCGAAAAAAGTCTTGTCGCTATCGTCTTAAACACCCCGATGTCACCCGTTGACAGTAATGGTCGCGATCGCGTCTTTGAAATACAAGATATTCTGCACACCATTAACAGTAAAATTCCTAATTTCAAAACCGAAACTGAAGATTCACTGGTTGTGGGTGGCGTGATTTTGGCATTATTGGAACTGTATAATCTGAACGAACAAGACTTTATTGATGTTTGGCAAGGACGTCGGGAAATCGCACCGCCAAGCCCGGCACATCATGCGAAAAAATAA
- a CDS encoding GFA family protein encodes MKGQCVCGATQFELALKNHAVNSCHCSICRRQTSGVIMTIEVEPGSLHFVEQEHLGIYDSSAWGERGFCKQCGTNLFWRSKDHSYTNINAFALNEQPQDLSLAMEIFIDNKPTFYAFEGQRKTMTEADIVAMFNPAP; translated from the coding sequence ATGAAAGGTCAATGTGTCTGTGGGGCAACCCAATTTGAGTTAGCACTTAAAAATCATGCAGTGAACAGTTGTCATTGTTCTATTTGTCGTCGTCAGACCAGTGGTGTGATTATGACCATTGAAGTCGAGCCGGGCAGTTTGCATTTTGTCGAGCAAGAACATCTGGGGATTTACGACTCTTCGGCCTGGGGAGAGCGTGGCTTTTGTAAGCAGTGTGGCACCAATTTGTTTTGGCGCAGTAAAGATCACAGTTATACCAATATCAATGCCTTTGCACTAAACGAGCAGCCACAAGACTTGAGTTTAGCCATGGAAATTTTTATCGATAATAAACCTACGTTTTATGCTTTTGAGGGTCAGCGTAAAACCATGACTGAAGCAGACATTGTGGCAATGTTTAATCCAGCACCATAA
- a CDS encoding glyceraldehyde-3-phosphate dehydrogenase, whose protein sequence is MSKDTIIALHAEHQGRWANREEIAERMIALIGQLYREKNIVVAVYGRSLINRSVIQILKTHRRTRVLDVELSVVSTFPILEALMNVPNIGTAEVDIGKLAVEFKEKGGDINEFVANAVRSIEGGKTEETLKDVVLYGFGRIGRILARLIISQSGLGRGLNLKAIVVRKSSDGDLSKRASLLRRDSIHGTFAGTISVDEENEAIIANGNFIKVIYAANPSEVDYTEYGIENALVIDNTGIWRDAEGLSRHLECPGVARVVLTAPSKGEMKNVVFGVNNADILDEDKIISAASCTTNAITPVLKVIDDKYKVLNGHVETVHSFTNDQNLIDNYHKADRRGRAATLNMVITETGAAKAVAKALPGLKGKLTGNSVRVPTPNVSLAILNLNLEKEVNREELNEYIRQISISSSLQGQIGYTNSTEVVSSDFIGSRTAGVFDAQATITSGTRLTAYVWYDNEVGYSCQVLRIAEQMCGVKYAKIPAETNA, encoded by the coding sequence GTGAGCAAAGACACCATCATCGCCTTACACGCAGAACACCAAGGTCGTTGGGCCAATCGCGAAGAAATCGCTGAACGTATGATTGCGTTAATTGGACAACTGTACCGTGAAAAAAATATTGTTGTTGCTGTTTACGGCCGTTCTTTAATCAATCGCTCTGTGATTCAGATCTTAAAAACACACCGTCGTACTCGTGTGTTAGATGTTGAACTTTCAGTTGTAAGCACTTTCCCAATTTTAGAAGCTTTAATGAATGTGCCAAATATTGGTACTGCTGAAGTTGACATTGGTAAGTTAGCGGTTGAATTTAAAGAAAAAGGCGGCGACATCAACGAATTCGTTGCCAATGCTGTGCGCAGTATTGAAGGCGGCAAAACTGAAGAAACATTAAAAGATGTCGTTCTCTATGGTTTTGGTCGTATCGGTCGTATCCTTGCACGTCTGATCATCAGCCAATCTGGTTTGGGCCGCGGTCTAAACTTAAAAGCAATTGTGGTACGTAAATCTTCAGATGGCGATTTGTCTAAACGTGCATCTTTACTACGTCGTGACTCAATCCACGGTACATTTGCAGGAACCATTTCTGTCGATGAAGAAAATGAAGCCATCATTGCCAATGGTAACTTCATTAAAGTGATCTACGCAGCAAATCCAAGCGAAGTTGATTACACCGAATACGGCATTGAAAATGCACTTGTGATCGACAATACTGGTATTTGGCGCGATGCTGAAGGCTTAAGCCGTCACTTAGAATGCCCAGGTGTTGCTCGTGTTGTTTTGACTGCACCAAGTAAAGGTGAGATGAAAAACGTGGTGTTTGGTGTGAATAACGCTGACATTCTCGATGAAGATAAAATCATCTCTGCTGCAAGCTGCACCACCAATGCCATTACACCGGTATTGAAAGTGATTGATGATAAATACAAAGTATTAAATGGTCATGTTGAAACAGTTCACTCTTTCACCAACGACCAAAACTTAATTGATAACTATCATAAAGCAGATCGTCGTGGCCGTGCTGCAACATTGAACATGGTCATTACTGAAACAGGTGCTGCAAAAGCGGTGGCGAAAGCACTTCCTGGTCTGAAAGGTAAGTTGACAGGTAACTCGGTACGCGTACCAACACCAAACGTTTCATTGGCGATTTTGAACTTAAATCTTGAAAAAGAAGTTAATCGTGAAGAATTAAACGAATATATTCGTCAAATTTCGATTAGCTCAAGTTTACAAGGTCAGATTGGCTATACCAATTCAACTGAAGTTGTTTCAAGTGACTTCATTGGCTCGCGTACTGCTGGTGTGTTTGATGCACAAGCCACCATTACTTCTGGTACACGTTTAACCGCTTATGTTTGGTATGACAATGAAGTGGGTTATAGCTGCCAAGTATTGCGTATTGCTGAACAAATGTGTGGTGTGAAATACGCTAAAATTCCTGCAGAAACGAATGCTTAA
- the uvrB gene encoding excinuclease ABC subunit UvrB, protein MSENQPFELVTNFQPAGDQPQAIEKLVKGIRQGSHDQLLLGVTGSGKTYTMANVIAQLQRPTIVMAHNKTLAAQLYGEFKAFFPKNSVEYFVSYYDYYQPEAYVPSSDTFIEKDSAINDHIDQMRLSATRALLERRDSIIVASVSAIYGLGDPNAYMSMLLHVVQGDRISRAEIIRRLVEMQYSRNELEFLRGTYRIRGEIVDIFPAESDQHAIRIELFDDEVDSIRWFDPINGKMVRKVPRITIYPKSHFVTPKDNLQRAIGTIKEELKERLVFFREHDKLLEAQRIEQRTRYDLEMMQQLGYTNGIENYSRHLSGRPSGEAPPTLFDYLPEDALLIIDESHATVPQIGAMYKGDRSRKENLVNYGFRLPSALDNRPMQFEEWERIIPTTIYVSATPAKYELEKSEYIVEQVVRPTGLIDPEIEVRPVLTQVDDVLSEINIRKVLNERVLITTLTKRMAEDLTSYLKEYNVKVAYLHSDIDTVERVKIIHELRTGIYDVIVGINLLREGLDMPEVSLVAILDADKEGFLRSERALIQTIGRAARNIKGKAILYADRITDSMRKAIDETARRREKQIQYNTEHGIIPRSAIRQAIKEIDTGEVFEDDYAEASGSAKVRAITADEHHLLSDPKLLAKHMGKLEKEMLKASKELQFEQAASIRDEIVRLKAQMLM, encoded by the coding sequence GTGAGCGAAAACCAACCTTTTGAATTAGTTACTAACTTTCAACCTGCAGGCGATCAGCCTCAAGCCATTGAAAAACTGGTCAAAGGAATTCGGCAGGGTTCACATGATCAACTTTTACTGGGGGTAACGGGCTCAGGTAAAACCTACACCATGGCCAATGTGATTGCCCAGTTGCAGCGTCCAACTATTGTGATGGCGCATAATAAGACCTTAGCCGCGCAGCTCTATGGCGAATTTAAAGCATTTTTCCCCAAAAATTCGGTTGAATATTTTGTCAGCTACTATGATTATTATCAGCCTGAGGCCTATGTGCCTTCTTCAGATACCTTTATTGAAAAAGACTCAGCAATTAACGATCACATCGACCAGATGCGTCTTTCGGCAACCCGAGCATTATTAGAACGCCGTGATTCTATTATTGTCGCCTCAGTCTCTGCGATTTATGGTTTGGGCGATCCGAATGCCTATATGAGCATGTTACTGCATGTGGTGCAGGGTGATCGGATTAGCCGCGCTGAAATTATTCGACGTTTGGTAGAAATGCAGTATAGCCGTAATGAACTGGAGTTCTTGCGCGGTACTTATCGTATTCGCGGTGAAATCGTTGATATTTTTCCTGCTGAATCCGATCAACATGCGATTCGAATTGAATTGTTTGATGATGAAGTGGACTCGATTCGTTGGTTTGATCCGATCAATGGCAAAATGGTACGCAAAGTGCCACGGATTACGATTTATCCTAAAAGTCACTTTGTGACGCCAAAAGATAATTTACAACGTGCAATCGGTACCATTAAAGAAGAGCTTAAAGAACGTCTGGTATTTTTCCGTGAGCATGACAAATTACTTGAAGCACAGCGGATTGAACAGCGTACCCGTTATGACTTGGAAATGATGCAACAGCTCGGTTATACCAATGGGATTGAAAACTACTCACGACATTTGTCTGGGCGTCCATCTGGTGAAGCGCCACCGACTTTATTTGATTATTTGCCTGAAGATGCCTTACTGATTATCGATGAGTCACATGCCACCGTTCCACAAATTGGTGCGATGTATAAAGGTGACCGTTCACGTAAAGAAAATTTGGTGAATTATGGTTTTCGTTTGCCAAGTGCGTTGGATAATCGCCCAATGCAATTTGAAGAGTGGGAGCGGATTATTCCGACCACGATTTATGTCAGTGCAACACCGGCCAAATATGAATTAGAAAAATCGGAATATATTGTTGAACAAGTGGTGCGTCCAACGGGATTGATTGATCCAGAAATTGAAGTGCGGCCTGTACTGACGCAAGTTGATGATGTCCTGTCTGAGATTAATATCCGCAAAGTGCTGAACGAGCGAGTATTGATCACGACGTTAACCAAACGTATGGCCGAAGACCTCACCTCATACTTAAAAGAATATAATGTAAAAGTAGCCTATTTACACTCGGATATCGATACAGTAGAGCGGGTTAAAATTATTCATGAATTGCGCACAGGAATTTATGATGTGATTGTCGGGATTAACTTGTTGCGTGAAGGGTTGGATATGCCAGAAGTGTCTTTGGTAGCGATCCTTGATGCTGATAAAGAGGGTTTTTTACGTTCTGAGCGAGCATTAATTCAAACCATTGGGCGTGCTGCACGAAATATCAAAGGTAAGGCGATTTTATATGCCGATCGGATTACCGATTCGATGCGCAAAGCCATTGATGAAACCGCACGTCGCCGTGAAAAGCAGATTCAATACAATACCGAACACGGTATTATTCCACGCAGTGCCATACGCCAAGCCATTAAAGAAATTGATACTGGCGAGGTGTTTGAGGATGATTATGCCGAGGCATCTGGATCTGCAAAAGTTCGTGCGATTACCGCTGACGAGCATCATTTATTGTCCGATCCAAAGCTGTTGGCAAAACATATGGGCAAACTTGAGAAAGAAATGTTGAAGGCTTCCAAAGAACTGCAGTTTGAGCAAGCTGCAAGCATTCGAGATGAAATTGTGAGGTTAAAAGCGCAAATGCTGATGTAA
- the rarD gene encoding EamA family transporter RarD codes for MFKGIVLSILASVTFGVLYFYSQLLGDFDSLQTFGWRIIATLPFLSLFMYYTRELNLVNTVFQRLRRQPYLILALLLTSALSSVQLWLFLWGPINGRGLQVSLGYFLLPLVLVLAGCVFYKEKLSKFQMLAVACAIFGVSHEIWRQGGVAWETLLVAVGYPLYFLLRKALKTDHLGGFWWDLLLCLPVAIYFTQTGTDAYVKFLNFPILFLVIAGLGILSSIGLGSYILASRYLPLILFGLLSYVEPVLLAFVSILLGESIQADEWWTYIPIWVAVFILVVEGAWHLYQQHQKTKNLALNREKLAQRLNDETQ; via the coding sequence ATGTTTAAGGGCATCGTCCTGTCTATCTTGGCTTCTGTTACTTTTGGTGTTTTATATTTTTATAGCCAATTGCTCGGTGATTTCGATAGTCTGCAGACCTTTGGCTGGCGCATTATTGCAACCCTGCCATTTTTAAGCTTGTTTATGTATTACACCCGTGAATTAAATTTGGTGAATACCGTATTTCAACGCTTACGTCGTCAACCCTATTTAATTTTAGCCTTGCTGCTGACCTCGGCTTTGTCGTCGGTACAGTTGTGGTTGTTCTTATGGGGCCCGATCAATGGTCGCGGCTTGCAAGTTTCATTGGGATATTTCCTATTGCCACTGGTGTTGGTATTGGCTGGCTGTGTATTTTATAAGGAAAAACTCAGCAAGTTCCAAATGCTTGCCGTTGCTTGTGCGATCTTTGGCGTGAGCCATGAAATTTGGCGACAGGGGGGTGTGGCATGGGAGACCTTGTTGGTCGCTGTTGGTTATCCGCTGTATTTTTTACTCCGTAAAGCTTTAAAAACCGATCACTTAGGTGGTTTTTGGTGGGATTTACTACTGTGCTTGCCCGTCGCAATTTATTTCACCCAGACCGGTACAGACGCCTACGTTAAATTCTTGAATTTTCCAATTTTATTTTTAGTGATTGCGGGTTTAGGCATTTTAAGCTCAATCGGGTTGGGCAGCTATATTTTGGCCAGTCGTTATTTGCCGCTGATTTTATTTGGCTTACTCAGTTATGTTGAACCCGTGTTGCTGGCATTTGTATCTATTCTCTTGGGCGAAAGTATCCAAGCAGATGAATGGTGGACTTATATTCCAATTTGGGTGGCAGTGTTTATTTTGGTGGTTGAGGGTGCATGGCATCTTTATCAGCAACATCAAAAAACCAAGAATTTGGCGTTAAATCGAGAGAAGCTCGCGCAACGACTGAATGATGAGACGCAATAA
- a CDS encoding sensor domain-containing diguanylate cyclase: MNISDSSVFDLSPIPLWVEDYSCVKAQFDLWRQQGITDLRQFLEQDLQRVTQCAHQIKIVKVNQKALDQLAARDLQHLRDNLDIIFQKQMFNTHITELVALWEGQTEFTSTTINYSLHGQVLDIKLRGVVLPGHEQDLAQVLISTEDISAYQQARRLAESRFTYSPCALFVEDFSRVKTNLDQLRDIGIEDFRTFLDVHPEFVQQCIDDILLLDVNQASLELFKAPDKASLFLNLNKIFAYETLHTFREQLIELWDGRIHHQREAINYALDGSIRNVLLQFTVFPGHEHDWSLVQIALTDITARKKAENYLEYLGKHDVLTKLFNRSFFTEELNRLEKNIVRPVSAVFIDMNGLKYINDHYGHDSGDALLRRIGNIINRSIRNTPYNASRVGGDEFIIFMPGANDSDVSHLKLSIEELLSIDNQYYSSQPISLSIGHATTIQGESIEDMLKRADQVMYQQKQQYYSLKINQQV, translated from the coding sequence ATGAATATTTCTGATTCATCAGTTTTTGATTTATCACCAATACCACTCTGGGTGGAAGATTATAGTTGCGTAAAAGCACAATTCGATCTTTGGCGTCAACAAGGCATCACCGATCTTCGTCAGTTTTTAGAACAAGATCTACAACGTGTAACGCAGTGCGCACATCAAATAAAAATCGTCAAGGTCAATCAAAAAGCGCTTGATCAATTGGCTGCCCGAGATTTACAACATTTACGCGACAACCTCGATATTATTTTTCAAAAGCAAATGTTCAATACCCATATCACTGAACTGGTTGCGTTATGGGAAGGTCAAACTGAGTTTACCAGTACCACCATTAACTACAGCCTTCATGGTCAAGTACTCGACATTAAACTCAGAGGTGTGGTGCTCCCAGGCCATGAGCAGGATTTAGCCCAAGTGTTAATCAGCACTGAAGATATTAGTGCTTATCAACAAGCACGCCGCTTGGCAGAATCACGATTCACCTATTCACCTTGCGCGCTATTTGTAGAGGATTTTAGTCGTGTCAAAACCAACTTAGATCAATTGCGCGACATCGGTATTGAAGATTTTCGAACCTTTTTAGATGTGCATCCCGAATTTGTTCAGCAATGCATCGATGATATTTTACTGCTTGATGTTAACCAAGCCAGCCTAGAACTGTTTAAAGCACCAGACAAAGCCAGTTTATTTCTCAATTTAAATAAAATATTTGCCTATGAAACCCTACATACCTTTAGGGAGCAGTTAATCGAACTTTGGGATGGTCGGATTCATCATCAACGTGAAGCGATCAACTATGCCCTCGACGGCTCTATTCGTAACGTATTGCTGCAATTTACTGTATTTCCAGGACATGAACATGATTGGAGTCTGGTACAAATCGCATTGACCGATATTACTGCCCGTAAAAAAGCAGAAAACTATTTAGAATATTTAGGCAAGCATGACGTACTGACTAAACTGTTTAATCGTTCATTTTTTACCGAAGAATTAAACCGTCTAGAAAAAAATATAGTACGTCCAGTATCCGCGGTATTCATTGATATGAACGGTTTAAAATATATCAATGATCACTATGGTCATGATAGTGGAGACGCTCTGCTTAGACGCATAGGCAATATTATTAATCGAAGTATTCGAAACACACCATATAATGCTTCGCGTGTTGGGGGAGATGAATTTATTATCTTTATGCCGGGTGCCAATGATAGCGATGTGAGTCACTTAAAACTAAGCATTGAGGAGTTACTTAGCATTGATAATCAATATTACTCCAGTCAACCCATCAGCTTATCAATCGGACATGCCACCACGATTCAAGGTGAAAGTATTGAAGATATGCTTAAACGTGCAGATCAGGTGATGTATCAACAAAAACAGCAATATTATAGTTTAAAAATAAATCAGCAGGTCTGA